cattcccaacactcacctcTAGAAGCTGATCAAAGATCCCCGATATTCGTAAGAACCAGATGCACGAGTCCGGGGagggtttgtaacctaatcatagatggggaagttgtacaaatgtggcatcaaatgccatggttagtaaactcaacctgacaactcaagagcacccaaacccttacaagttgagatggttgaacaagggagcagaagtaagggtggacaaacaatgcttggttccattttctattgggaaagtgtataaagatgaagtcttgtgtgatattgtcccaatggatgcctgccacctactctgggaaggccatgggagtatgacagaataccactcaccatgggaaggataacatctatagtttcaggcatgaaggcaagaaggtcactctgaccccattaccacccaaccagagaaactatggaggtccaagtatgccagaggagggcaatggtgtgctatttctttctgaagcagccatgatcaaagaaatgaagcaagaacaacctgtctgggtgttactatccaaagaagtaagcaaggaagggagccctgagatgcctgctgaagttaggccattaattcagaggtataaggaagtatttccaagagagctgcctagtgggttgccaccattgaggggcattgagcaccacattgaccttgttccaggctcagtgcttcccaacaggccagcttatagaagtgatccaGCTGCTACCAAGGAACTGCAAAGCCAAATTGAGGAACTTATGAGCAAAGGATTTGTCGGGGAATCACTCGTCCTTGTGCGAGTCCCTgctctacttgttccaaagaaagatgggacaTGGAGGATGTGTTGACAAGgggccattaacaacatcactgtcaagtacaggttcccaataccaaggttggatgacatgctagatgagctcagtggtgccatgatattctctaagattgatctcaggcaagggtaccatcaagtcagaataagggaaggagatgagtggaagactgccttcaaaactaaacatggactatatgagtggcttgtgatgccatttggtctttctaatgcaccaagtacctttatgagactgatgactgaggtgctaaggccatgtttaggcaaatttgcagtggtctactttgatgatatcttggtttacagCAGCAGCAAAAGAGAGCACCTGAAACATCTTGAAGCTGTATTCGGGATCCTCGGGGAACAAAAGCTATTTGGCAAACTggaaaaatgcacttttatggttgaagaagtggcattccTAGGGTACATTGTCTCGGGAGGGGAATTACAGTTGATCGGGACAAAGTTGCAGCCATTCAATCATGGCCTACTCCTAAAACAATCACTGAGGTGAGggggttccatggattggcctccttttataggagatttatcaagaacttcagttcagttgttgctccaattactgagtgtatgaagaaaggagagttcCACGGGGTCGAGAGTGCTCAACAGTCCTTTGAAAGGATCAAGAAATTGATGTGTGAGACTCCTATTTCGAAATTGCAGgactttgatcaactctttgaagtagagtgtgatgccagtggggtaGGCATTGGTGCAGTCCTGATCCAAGCTCGAAACCCGTAGGTTACTTTGAGTGAGAAATTGAATGGAGCTAAATTAAagtattctacctatgacaaggaattttatgcaattatcagggcagtcatgcattggagtcactatttgaagccaaagccatttgtgttacactctgatcatgaagcttTAAAGTATATAAATGGTCAACATAAATTGAGTcacaggcatgctaaatgggtggagtacttgcaatcattcaccttttccagcaagtataaagaaggaaaacaaaatgtagtggcagatgcactatcaaggaggcactccttactgtcaactatgggaaccagggtccttggttttgagttcatgaaagagatgtacaaggaagaccctgacttctctgaggagtggatcacacagtttgaagggcatagggtcccagggaacaaatacttgctgcaagatggatttctattccaagggaacaagctctgtgttccaaggggttcatacagggacctcctaatcagggaagtccattcaggaggtTTGGGAGGGCATTTTGGTGTTCAGAAAACAATGGACATACTACAGGAACAGTTCCATTGGCCAAGAATGATGGGGGATGTCCAAAATGTGCTCAGAAGATGTTCAGTGtgtcaaatggctaagagttccttccaaactggcccatatatcccattaccagtaccaagtaagccatgggaggatgtgagcatggattttattgttgcattgccaaggacacagagaggaaaggattcaatcatggttgttgttgataggttcagtaagatggcccattttatagcttgcaagaaaacagaagatgctgccagtgttgctgagctatacctaaaggaaattgtgaggcttcatggagttccaaagacaattgtttcagatagagatacaaagttcatgagttacttctggaaaactctatggaagctGCTCAAAACAAGACTGTTGTTCAGTACTtctcaccacccccaaacagatggccaaactgaggtcaccaacaaaaccctgggtaggattctgagatgtcttgtaagcaagagtctaaaagattgggacatcaagttagcagcagcagaatttgccttcaacagatCACCATCAATCACTCTTTTggtcatagtccttttgaggttgtctatgggattAATCCACTAATGCCTGTAGACTTGTCATCTGTACCAAGAAATGAGGTGAATCATGATGCTAAGGCCAGGGGCGAACAAGCTGCTGAAACTCCATGACACTGTGAAAAGGGAAATTGAGAAGACCAATGAGAAGTACATGAAACAGTCCAAGGTACATCAGAAAAGGAAAGAATTTGTTCCAGGGGATTTGGTCTGGGTTCACTTAAGAAAGGAGAGATTTCCAgcaagaagaaagaacaagttaatgccaagagctgatggcccctttgaaattattgagaggattggtccaaatgcctacaaagtggatctaccaggagagtatgaggtgcatggcacttttaatgtaggtgacctaagtccatattatgaggatgctgagggggaggagtcatcaggcttgaggacaagccctgttcaaccaggggaggttgcagcaggagccactgaccaggacaccccacaaatgcaagcaggccaaaacaGCACCACACCCATTTCAGGAAGCAACCAAACTGGGCTAAGTTTAGTggctaataggtacgagtacaagcccaaccaccagctgccaccatggccagctggttggtcactaaactaggctcagaaaagtcctaggggtccaagggaaaatcacaatgcaagtcctagaaaacCAAGTCGGACAGAATCTGACAAacaaatgacaaacaacaaaagaaaactttccatttctggctaaaccatgaggaaaaagcacacaaagaacttttggcttgtcttcccatataccagatacaacctagagccaattttaatgccaaggactcaatcatttcgtcctcaagtgcctacattcaacgaGAAAAGCCAATGCAATGCAAAGAAAGGACCACAACCTGTCACTTTGTcactgcatttctcttttgttttcattccagtttacaattaagagcttttaaaccgttgtaatattgtacttggactcttaccagcatgtgaggagggatcctgacccttggatgtagttttctttcaagtttgtaacctaaaaaggcctatataaggacctcaactcgaTTTGTTGTAACAcggtgatttatgaatgaaacccgagaattctctcaaatttaaacctcttaatcttgtgcttagtctgtagattagagtcaggcttgataataacctgtggcTTAGACTGtggtggttattgattaagtactgttagtagagtataaactttctgtctttgagactgtggttagtttagcttttttgtttgttttagttgagtctttcctgtgtttatctgtggaatctcttaactctaacaccccaaattgttagcttaattccctgtgagaattctgtgggttttacagttgataattatatccaaagttccctcctttcagtcAAATCCCAGAACTATCTCATTCTTTGTCCATTTGTGTCTATCGTCAGTTCAGTGGAGTAtttatgctactttgagtctCCTACAAATCCTAGAAATTTACTCAGAGTTAGTTCTCATATCAAAGTAATTttctgccaagtttcatgattttaggaggtcaattcataattttattaaatagtacaagtttattgcattcctgagatcTTGTCTTTTCTAtttggtttgtttgttgtttttttgtcgaacccttggacattacactgcaagttcctttggattcggccgctacccgagctccatttccaaggcgtagatccacatctcccttgctaagcctctccacatctcttaaaccctgtaaatgattacaaaggtgagaaccacaaccggtatcaagtacccatgtcgtagtggaagtataatttatatcaataacataaatttctttaggaattgtaccttttggagtgatgagtccttcccttatatttcgcaaatatacgggacaattcctaagccaatgtcccatgccatagcaataatggcactcatcattaacttgcttgaagtttttgattttctttcctttcttcttgaaccttttgccctttgaagcaagagcttgattgcttgagctcccactagctttggcatctttatcttccagagacaaagaccctatagattgtatgaggtagtcttcctgagacggactcagacgaggtctagtagtagtaggtggtttagaagaagtgatgaagttaaggtttccatccgaacctatcccgaaatgaagttctctagtggtgtcgaaatcattgttggagcaaatgtcgtcaagaacattgtggtatgactcaatagttatcggtgtggtAGCgattgatggattcattgtaatgcactacaaatatggaggaaaggaaatattaacattttgtctttttaaatcatacttgtaattaaatttaacaagatatgagcatttatatagtgacctctacccaactatatgaaatgattccaagacccaaattcatattaacttagggcacggtgtgccgaaatacccttcattaacataactcggtggattaaccttttaatcgattctactcttagaactcttggtcgatgatatttacattaatattcatctctagcccgaaacacatccggaaatcgtcgtgaatactttcgttgagtacaacccaaatttcgaataaatgtgtccattgtccaaacccatatcaacttagggcacggtgtgccgaaatacccctcattaacatgaactcggtggatttaACATTCATcgcccacttcccctacgtaacaaggtttgtaccccggggtagccgagtgcactccctcgcgaaataggttttcatggtttctactatttggtagagctatgtctcaattgattgttttagcgagaggtcatgtcaatttattatctatcacgttttaagtgaactaaagcggtgaactacgataattcgaattgacacggtcgataaactcgataaaataggatgcatgttttagttatggcgatttagcgatgcatgcgacataaaataaaatgcaagcataaaaataaataaataaatcctagtatggcctttcctaaaatagaaaaactatttaactattacatattcggaaaccaactccattggtcccttgaacttcggttgtggcacgcatctcgaggtaacaccgtctttatgtatcgccattcttgaagaaatccgtctttaggaactccggaatgaataaaattacataataaattacataatttcctattatacatttgtaactaaaataaaataaatctattaaattacaaaacggtgatacgagatcacaataaaattacaaccgaatcgatattcccatacatttcgggaaataccaattaaaatctaaggccatactaagtaaaattacataattcaaaattacataaattaaaattatgacaatcataaagaaaatgcagcattataatatgtatgaacatgctcaattttatgctaaatcgcctttaattagccaatatcgtatattactcggttttttacggatttgcgtgatttcaacatttttataatcacaaaattacataaattcatatttatgcataagttaattaccctaacatcttaggactcaaaatttagtcttcactaattatttgaccataattaacccatatatataaaattgttcattaatggaccaaaaattacaaaaataagctataaacctcaaataaatcacaaaaatttcaaataaattcaaaatttgaaatttaaagtcatgaaaattctggaaaaataccatgacactcataatgttcaaaatattaggttcaaaatttcgaaatttttccggaaaaacaatgttgcggtttatcgattttaactaaaataatcataaaaacatgagaaaaattatattcataaatttttcaattttagatctgaaaaagataataaaatgcaacattagacgtttttcctaagtcatagattatattttattaattttacactaataatgtcactatttatgctatttttcttcaaaaattcataaatcatgcaaaaagacttctttatagccaattattttacacacatcttgtaaaattgcatgtgacaacatattaattttctatgaccagattcgaaatttaactcatattaacctatttttcacctaaatccgaatttaataatgaaaaattcattttttgagcataaaaagtccaaaaattatgaaactttacaggttatctcaaaataatatatgtgataacatatccaaaaatcaactgaaaattcgaagtatagctaattttagaccgaaaatgacatttttactcataaaatcatatttaaatgccattattgtattatatgaacaataaaaatccgtaaaattaaccaaaatatcctaaaacattttaggaccagaaatattaacatgcaggaattaatttcgtgatatatcataataacacaaattttacaagttttatatgttattcttataattcggaaaaacttttaaccgatttgtgatgcgtatacgtagcggaagacttaattgttttgtttttgggtttttgttgtgtaaaagataaaggatatttgtttcgattccttgagaagagatcgaaaacaatgggatatttggtatcactagacctatagtgataacaatgggggaattactcgaaacgcgTCAAGCAACTCAATCTCAAGCTCTgagcacgtccttagtttaaGGCAAGATTCGAAAACCTCGACTCTTTGGAAAAGATTGAAACcaccaagtttctctctctaaaatgtttATACTTCAACTTtttgatgattacaaatgagggaggctaggtcctttTATAGGAAAAAgtccttggcctccaagcaaagctttaaatgctagttgtaagttctaggatgattagATGCATGGAACTTACAACCTAGACCCTTTGACAAATTTTATTCAAACTatgttgaaaaatgcaaaaatataagcTAGGATTCCTctcccttggtgccgccacattcGGCCCTTCCTCCCTTTGTTCccatttgattttcttttgttcccacacggcatcaAGGGGTGTGCGGTCCTCGAGCTTCAACCGCGCATAATACCTCTCTTTTACGTAAACCCAtccaattttcatgcataaaaaATGTGTTCATTGGGCCTGGTTTTGATTGGTGCTCTATGTCGAGCACGACTTCGTCCATGGGGTCCATATCCGCGTCATCTCCTccttcttgaaaaggaattgCCCTCAATTCCTTGATTCCATTATCGTCAATGTAAGGAGATAGATCCCCGACGTTGAAAGTGGCGTGTACCCCATACTCTCCGGGCAACTCGATCTTGTATGCATTGTCGCCTACCTTTGATATTACCTTGTAGGGACCTTCTGCTCGCGGCATGAGTTTGTTTTTGCGTTTGTTCGGAAAACGCTCCTTCCTTAAGTGCAACCACACGAGGTCTCCTTTTGAAGGATCTTGGTGGCGGTTTTTATTTGCCTTGCGCTTGTACATTTCATTAATTTTCTCAATTCTTGCCCTGACTTGATCATGTAGTTTGATCATTGATTTTAATTTGGTTTCCGCATCCTTGTGTATGATTTCATCCTTGGGTAAGGGAATGAGGTCTAGTGGTAAATACGGGTTTATACCATATACGACCTCAAATGGGGAGTGCTTTGTCGCGTAGGTTGGGGAGCGGTTATAAGCGAACTCAGCGTGCGCGAGTTTCAAATCCCAATCTTTCTGAGTTTTACTCACCGGACTTCGCAGACATTGTTCCCGAGTGCGATTCGTGACCTCCGTTTGTCCGTCCGTCCGGGGGTGATGAGAAGTCTTGAACAAAAGCTTGGTTCCCACCCTTTTCCATAACGTTTTCCAGAAGTAGCTTAGGAATTTGGAATCTCGATCGGAAACGATTGTTCTTGGGATCCCGTGGAGTCGTAAGACTTCCCGAAAATACAAGTCCGCCACATTCTTTGGCGTCATCGATTTTGTGACAAAGCGATAAAATGGGCCATCTTTGAgaatcgatcgaccactaccatgaTCGCATCTTTGCCTCTCTGTGTTCGCGGTAATGCCACGATGAAATCCATGGATATATCTTCCCAAGGTCGACACGGGATAGGCAATGGTACATACTCCCCGGGTTGGAATTTGCTTTTGGCCATGTGACATGTGATGCATTTTCGCACTATCGCTTGCACGTCTCCTTGCAATTGTGGCCAATAAAAATGTTCCTTGAGGATATCCACAGTTTTGTTTACTCCAAAATGTCCCCCAAGTCCACCTCCGTGGGCTTCTCGAATAAGGAGTTCTCGGATCGGGAGTTTCGGGACACAAAGTCTGTTTCCTTTGAAAAGAAAACCGTCTTGTGTAAGGAATTCTTCCTGAGCCCCGTTTTCGCAAGTCTTGAAGATTTCCCCAAAGTCGGGATCGTTCTCGTAGGATTCCTTTACTGCTTCGAATCCCAGTAATCGAATATCGAGCACCGTTAATAATGAGTATCGGCGCgagagagcatcggccaccacgttACTTTTGCCAGTCTTGTATTTGGATGAGAAATGGAAAGATTGCAAAAAttccacccacttggcatgcctTGAGTTCAACTTTTGTTGCCCATTGATATGTTTCAAGGATTCGTGGTCCGAGTGCAGGATAAAATGGCTTGGTCGgagatagtgactccaatgttgTAGGGCCCTTACGATCGCATAGAATTCCTTGTCGTAAGTCGAGTAATTGAGCCTGGCCCCATTCGGTTTCTCGAGAAGTAAGCGATGGGTCGCTTTCCTTGCACTAACACGGCTCCAATTCCAACACCGCTTGCGTCACATTCGACTTCGAACGGGCGGGTGAAATCTGGTAGTGCCAACAATGGTGCCTCACAAAGTTTTTGGATGATCGTCTCGAATGCCCGTTGAGCAGCCGGGGTCCATACGAAAGTTCCTTTCTTTGTACATTCCGTGATGGGGCTAGCGATGGTGCTGAAATCCCGAATGAACCTTCGATAGAATGAAGCAAGTCCGTGAAAGGATCGGACGTGTGATTTTCGGAATAGGCCATGATTTGATCGCCTCAATCTTGGATTGATCGACGGAAACTCCTTCTTTAGAAACCTTGTATCCAAGAAATATAACGCTCTCGACTAAGAACGAGCACTTCTCTTTCTTACCATAGAGTTTTGCTCCCGAAGTGTGTTGAACACCTTTCGAAGATGTTGGAAGTGATCATCCTTGCTCCGACTGTAGATCAAGATGTCGTCCAAGTAAACGACTACAAATCTGCCTAGGAAAGGCTTGAGTATTTCGTTCATGAGTCGCATAAAGGTGCTTGGAGCGTTCGTCAAGCCGAATGGCATAACCGTCCACTCGTATAAGCCATGCTTAGTTTTAAACGCGGTTTTCCACTCGTCCCCTTCTCTCATCCGAATTTGGTGATATCCACTCCTCAAATCAACTTTAGAGAAGATCTCGGCTCCATGTAACTCGTCGAGCATATCATCTAGCCTCGGAATTGGAAACCGATACTTGATAGTGATGTTGTTTACGGCTCGGCTATCGATGCACATTCGCCACGTCCCATCCTTCTTTGGGACAAGTAGTGTAGGAACGGCACATGGACTCATGCTCTCACGTACATAGCCTCGTTCCATTAACTCTTCGATTTGTCGCTGTAACTCCTTGGTCTCCATCGGATTGCACCGATAGGCGGCTTTGTTTGGTAAAGGAGCTCGGGCAGAGGTCGATTTGGTGTTCGATCCCACGAATAGGTGGTAACCCAGCGGGCAGTTCCTCGgggaaaacatctttgaactcatccAAGAGCGAGATTAATCGTCCATCCTTGCTTTCATTGCTAGGCGTTTCATTGACCACCATTAGGTAAACCTGGTTGCCATTGACGATAGCCTCGTCCACTTCTTTCTCACTAGCAAACATGGTCAGGCTAGTGGTCGTCCCACGCTTGGCACTCATAGAACGTACTTCACCTGGCGCCATTGGTTTTAAGACAATTCTTTTTCCCTTACTTACCAACTCGTACTCGTTGCTTCGACCGCGATGCACCACATCCCGGTCATATTGCCAAGGTCGTCCTAATAGGACATGACATGCATCCATTGGCACAACATCGCAGAGGATGTCGTCGTTGTAAGATCCCATGGTTAGTGTCACCTTTACTTGCTTAGTGATTTTCACTTTATTCTCGTCATCCGGCCAATGCGGGCGTAAGGCTTTGGGTGAGGTGTCGTGGGTAGTTTCAATTTCTCCACCATCTCCTTTGAGGCGACGTTGGTGCAACTGCCTCCATCAATGATTAGGCTACACCATTTGTCCTTC
The Silene latifolia isolate original U9 population chromosome 11, ASM4854445v1, whole genome shotgun sequence genome window above contains:
- the LOC141613819 gene encoding uncharacterized protein LOC141613819, with the protein product MGSYNDDILCDVVPMDACHVLLGRPWQYDRDVVHRGRSNEYELVSKGKRIVLKPMAPGEVRSMSAKRGTTTSLTMFASEKEVDEAIVNGNQVYLMVVNETPSNESKDGRLISLLDEFKDVFPEELPAGLPPIRGIEHQIDLCPSSFTKQSRLSVQSDGDQGVTATNRRVNGTRLCT